The Gallus gallus isolate bGalGal1 chromosome 3, bGalGal1.mat.broiler.GRCg7b, whole genome shotgun sequence genome window below encodes:
- the FAM46A gene encoding terminal nucleotidyltransferase 5A (The RefSeq protein has 1 substitution compared to this genomic sequence), with product MADDEKAGGGYAGGCESAHCNVLSWEQVQRLDRILSETIPIHGRGNFPTLAMQPRQIVKVVRSRLEEKGIGLRDVRLNGSAASHVLHQDSGLGYKDLDLIFCADLKGEAEFQTVKDVVLDCLLDFLPEGVNKEKITPLTLKEAYVQKMVKVCNDSDRWSLISLSNNSGKNVELKFVDSLRRQFEFSVDSFQIKLDSLLLFYECSENPMTETFHPTIIGESVYGDFQEAFDHLCNKIIATRNPEEIRGGGLLKYCNLLVRGFRAASESEIKSLQRYMCSRFFIDFSDIGEQQRKLESYLQNHFVGLEDRKYDYLMTLHGVVNESTVCLMGHERRQTLNLITMLAIRVLAEQNIIPNVANVTCYYKPAPYVADANFSNYYIAQVQTVFPCQQHTYSTWLPCN from the exons ATGGCGGACGATGAGAAGGCCGGCGGGGGTTACGCGGGAGGCTGCGAGAGCGCGCACTGCAAcgtgctgagctgggagcaaGTGCAGCGGCTGGATCGCATCCTCAGCGAGACCATCCCCATCCACGGCCGCGGCAACTTCCCCACGCTGGCCATGCAGCCCCGACAGATCGTCAAGGTGGTGCGGAGCCGGCTGGAGGAGAAGGGCATCGGGCTGCGGGACGTGCGGCTCAACGGCTCGGCCGCCAGCCACGTCCTGCACCAGGACAGCGGCCTGGGCTACAAGGACTTGGACCTCATCTTCTGCGCCGACCTCAAAGGGGAAGCTGAGTTTCAGACTGTGAAGGACGTGGTCTTGGACTGCCTCTTGGATTTCTTGCCCGAGGGGGTGAACAAGGAGAAGATCACGCCGCTCACCCTCAAG GAAGCTTACGTGCAGAAAATGGTCAAAGTATGCAATGATTCCGACCGGTGGAGTCTCATCTCCTTGTCCAACAACAGCGGCAAGAATGTGGAGCTGAAGTTCGTGGACTCTCTGAGGCGGCAGTTTGAATTCAGCGTTGATTCCTTCCAAATCAAGCTGGACTCCCTGCTGCTTTTTTATGAATGCTCAGAGAATCCGATGACTGAGACATTTCACCCGACCATCATCGGTGAGAGCGTCTATGGGGATTTCCAAGAAGCTTTTGATCACCTCTGCAACAAGATCATTGCTACCAGAAACCCCGAAGAGATAAGAGGAGGCGGTTTGCTGAAGTACTGCAACCTTTTGGTAAGGGGCTTTAGGGCTGCCTCTGAATCCGAGATTAAGTCCCTGCAGAGATACATGTGCTCGAGGTTTTTCATTGACTTCTCAGACATtggagaacagcagagaaagctgGAGTCCTACTTGCAGAACCACTTTGTGGGATTAGAGGACCGCAAGTATGACTATCTCATGACCCTTCACGGTGTGGTGAACGAGAGCACAGTGTGCCTGATGGGACATGAGAGGAGACAGACGCTGAATCTGATCACCATGCTGGCCATCCGGGTCCTAGCCGAGCAGAATATCATCCCCAATGTGGCCAATGTCACCTGCTATTACCAGCCAGCCCCATACGTAGCAGATGCCAACTTCAGCAATTACTATATTGCCCAGGTGCAGACGGTGTTTCCGTGCCAGCAGCACACGTActctacctggctgccctgtAATTAA
- the FAM46A gene encoding terminal nucleotidyltransferase 5A isoform X2, with protein sequence MADDEKAGGGYAGGCESAHCNVLSWEQVQRLDRILSETIPIHGRGNFPTLAMQPRQIVKVVRSRLEEKGIGLRDVRLNGSAASHVLHQDSGLGYKDLDLIFCADLKGEAEFQTVKDVVLDCLLDFLPEGVNKEKITPLTLKEAYVQKMVKVCNDSDRWSLISLSNNSGKNVELKFVDSLRRQFEFSVDSFQIKLDSLLLFYECSENPMTETFHPTIIGESVYGDFQEAFDHLCNKIIATRNPEEIRGGGLLKYCNLLVRGFRAASESEIKSLQRYMCSRFFIDFSDIGEQQRKLESYLQNHFVGLEDRKYDYLMTLHGVVNESTVCLMGHERRQTLNLITMLAIRVLAEQNIIPNVANVTCYYQPAPYVADANFSNYYIAQVQTVFPCQQHTYSTWLPCN encoded by the exons ATGGCGGACGATGAGAAGGCCGGCGGGGGTTACGCGGGAGGCTGCGAGAGCGCGCACTGCAAcgtgctgagctgggagcaaGTGCAGCGGCTGGATCGCATCCTCAGCGAGACCATCCCCATCCACGGCCGCGGCAACTTCCCCACGCTGGCCATGCAGCCCCGACAGATCGTCAAGGTGGTGCGGAGCCGGCTGGAGGAGAAGGGCATCGGGCTGCGGGACGTGCGGCTCAACGGCTCGGCCGCCAGCCACGTCCTGCACCAGGACAGCGGCCTGGGCTACAAGGACTTGGACCTCATCTTCTGCGCCGACCTCAAAGGGGAAGCTGAGTTTCAGACTGTGAAGGACGTGGTCTTGGACTGCCTCTTGGATTTCTTGCCCGAGGGGGTGAACAAGGAGAAGATCACGCCGCTCACCCTCAAG GAAGCTTACGTGCAGAAAATGGTCAAAGTATGCAATGATTCCGACCGGTGGAGTCTCATCTCCTTGTCCAACAACAGCGGCAAGAATGTGGAGCTGAAGTTCGTGGACTCTCTGAGGCGGCAGTTTGAATTCAGCGTTGATTCCTTCCAAATCAAGCTGGACTCCCTGCTGCTTTTTTATGAATGCTCAGAGAATCCGATGACTGAGACATTTCACCCGACCATCATCGGTGAGAGCGTCTATGGGGATTTCCAAGAAGCTTTTGATCACCTCTGCAACAAGATCATTGCTACCAGAAACCCCGAAGAGATAAGAGGAGGCGGTTTGCTGAAGTACTGCAACCTTTTGGTAAGGGGCTTTAGGGCTGCCTCTGAATCCGAGATTAAGTCCCTGCAGAGATACATGTGCTCGAGGTTTTTCATTGACTTCTCAGACATtggagaacagcagagaaagctgGAGTCCTACTTGCAGAACCACTTTGTGGGATTAGAGGACCGCAAGTATGACTATCTCATGACCCTTCACGGTGTGGTGAACGAGAGCACAGTGTGCCTGATGGGACATGAGAGGAGACAGACGCTGAATCTGATCACCATGCTGGCCATCCGGGTCCTAGCCGAGCAGAATATCATCCCCAATGTGGCCAATGTCACCTGCTATTACCAGCCAGCCCCATACGTAGCAGATGCCAACTTCAGCAATTACTATATTGCCCAGGTGCAGACGGTGTTTCCGTGCCAGCAGCACACGTActctacctggctgccctgtAATTAA
- the FAM46A gene encoding terminal nucleotidyltransferase 5A isoform X1 — protein MKGAEEGQRGAAAGSGSPRRPRTMADDEKAGGGYAGGCESAHCNVLSWEQVQRLDRILSETIPIHGRGNFPTLAMQPRQIVKVVRSRLEEKGIGLRDVRLNGSAASHVLHQDSGLGYKDLDLIFCADLKGEAEFQTVKDVVLDCLLDFLPEGVNKEKITPLTLKEAYVQKMVKVCNDSDRWSLISLSNNSGKNVELKFVDSLRRQFEFSVDSFQIKLDSLLLFYECSENPMTETFHPTIIGESVYGDFQEAFDHLCNKIIATRNPEEIRGGGLLKYCNLLVRGFRAASESEIKSLQRYMCSRFFIDFSDIGEQQRKLESYLQNHFVGLEDRKYDYLMTLHGVVNESTVCLMGHERRQTLNLITMLAIRVLAEQNIIPNVANVTCYYQPAPYVADANFSNYYIAQVQTVFPCQQHTYSTWLPCN, from the exons GCGCGGAGGAAGGGCAGCGAGGAGCCGCAGCGGGGTCGGGCAGCCCGCGGAGGCCGCGCACCATGGCGGACGATGAGAAGGCCGGCGGGGGTTACGCGGGAGGCTGCGAGAGCGCGCACTGCAAcgtgctgagctgggagcaaGTGCAGCGGCTGGATCGCATCCTCAGCGAGACCATCCCCATCCACGGCCGCGGCAACTTCCCCACGCTGGCCATGCAGCCCCGACAGATCGTCAAGGTGGTGCGGAGCCGGCTGGAGGAGAAGGGCATCGGGCTGCGGGACGTGCGGCTCAACGGCTCGGCCGCCAGCCACGTCCTGCACCAGGACAGCGGCCTGGGCTACAAGGACTTGGACCTCATCTTCTGCGCCGACCTCAAAGGGGAAGCTGAGTTTCAGACTGTGAAGGACGTGGTCTTGGACTGCCTCTTGGATTTCTTGCCCGAGGGGGTGAACAAGGAGAAGATCACGCCGCTCACCCTCAAG GAAGCTTACGTGCAGAAAATGGTCAAAGTATGCAATGATTCCGACCGGTGGAGTCTCATCTCCTTGTCCAACAACAGCGGCAAGAATGTGGAGCTGAAGTTCGTGGACTCTCTGAGGCGGCAGTTTGAATTCAGCGTTGATTCCTTCCAAATCAAGCTGGACTCCCTGCTGCTTTTTTATGAATGCTCAGAGAATCCGATGACTGAGACATTTCACCCGACCATCATCGGTGAGAGCGTCTATGGGGATTTCCAAGAAGCTTTTGATCACCTCTGCAACAAGATCATTGCTACCAGAAACCCCGAAGAGATAAGAGGAGGCGGTTTGCTGAAGTACTGCAACCTTTTGGTAAGGGGCTTTAGGGCTGCCTCTGAATCCGAGATTAAGTCCCTGCAGAGATACATGTGCTCGAGGTTTTTCATTGACTTCTCAGACATtggagaacagcagagaaagctgGAGTCCTACTTGCAGAACCACTTTGTGGGATTAGAGGACCGCAAGTATGACTATCTCATGACCCTTCACGGTGTGGTGAACGAGAGCACAGTGTGCCTGATGGGACATGAGAGGAGACAGACGCTGAATCTGATCACCATGCTGGCCATCCGGGTCCTAGCCGAGCAGAATATCATCCCCAATGTGGCCAATGTCACCTGCTATTACCAGCCAGCCCCATACGTAGCAGATGCCAACTTCAGCAATTACTATATTGCCCAGGTGCAGACGGTGTTTCCGTGCCAGCAGCACACGTActctacctggctgccctgtAATTAA